The window GAAGTCGGCGGTGCCCTCGAATCCGGGGTCGTGCGGGTTGTCGTAGTCGTAGTAGCCGGTGCAGCCGATCAGGAATCGGGTCACGTAGGTGACGGGTGTGCCGTCGTGTTCGGCTGTCACGTGCCAGCGGGCGGTGCCGGTGTCCCAGTCGGCGGCGAGCACGCGGGTCCCGTACACGATCCGCTCGTCGATGTGGAATCGCCGTGCCGTCTCCTCGACGTAGGTGAGCAGTTCGTCGCCGTCGACGATGGACTGCTCGCCGGTCCAGGGCCGGAACGGGAAGGAGAGGGTGTAGATGTCGGAGTCGGAGCGGACGCCGGGGTAGCGGAACAGGTCCCAGGTGCCGCCGAGCCGGTCGCGTGCTTCGAGGATGGTGACGTCGAGTTCCGGGCAGCGTTCCCGGACGCGGTAGGCGACGTCGATGCCGGAGATCCCGGCGCCGACGATGAGCACGTCAACGTGCGTGTCCGACATGGCGACCCCTCATGTTGCGAGCGCGTTTCAGGAATCGTGCACGGCAAGCCCCTCGGAAAACTTGACCCAGCCCGACAATCGGTCAGTCGGTGCGCCGGGCGGCCCGGACCCGGCGGGGTGGGACGCCCCACCAGCGGTGGCAGGCCCGGCTGAAGGTCGCCTGTTCGGCGAAACCGAGGCGGGCCGAGACGTCGCCGAACGGCATGGTGGTCTCGGTCAGGTAGTGGCGTGCCCGGTCCCGGCGGATGTTGTCGACGATGTGCGCGAACGTGGTGCCCTGGGCGGCCAGGCGCCGTTGCAGGGTGCGTGGATGCAGGGCCAGCGTGCGGGCGACGGCCTCCATCGGGACCGCGCCGAACACCAGCATGCCGTCGATGACGGTACGGATCCGGCCGGTCATGTCGTCGACGTCGGGCAGCAGGGTGCGCAGGTAGGCCTCGGCCCGGACGCGGAGATCCTCGTGGGCGCCGGTGATCGGCCGGGCCAGCAGGGTCTCCGGTACCCGGAGCAGCGATTCGGGTCGGCCGAACCGGACCGGGACCCGGTAGAAGTCCCGGTAGCGACCGGCGTCCGCGGTGGGCCGGTAGGACAGCCGTACCTCGAGCAGCCCGTAGTCGCCTCCGAAGAGCAGGCACAGGGCCCGGTGCAGGAATCCGATTCCGGCGTCCATGGCCTGCACCGGAGGCGGGCCGGGCGGGTGGCCCCGGTAGCGCAGCGCGATGGTGCCCGGCCGGCTGTCCGGGTCGGGGATCTGGTCGACGTGCAGGGCGTCGCTGTGGATGGTCAGGTAGCGCTGGGTGGTGGCGAGGGCGTCGGCGCCGGTCCGGCAGTTGGCCAGCAGCACCGCGAGTGGGCCGAGGGTGTCGAGGCCGTGCCGGGCGGCCATCCGTAGGCCCAGGTCCGGGCAGTTCAGGTCGGCGGCGGCCACCTGCAGGAGGGTGGCCAGGCGGGATTGTTCGATCGGCAGGTCGTCGTGGTCGAGGACGGCCGGGTCCAGGCCGGCCGCGCGCACGAACACGACCGGATCGGCGCCGAGTTCGCGGATCACCTCGGCGAAACCGCGGATCCCGGCTGCTCGTACGGTCGCCATCGTCGCAGTGTCGGCAGCCGGACGCGAGCCGTCAACACCGGGCCGGAAATGTACGGTACAGCCCGGAAGGGTGCCCCTTACGATCAGAGGCATGACGGTGACTTTGCAGGATGTCCGGGACGCAGCCGACCGTATCGAGGGAGTCGCCCACCGTACCCCGGTGATCCGCTCCCGGACCCTGGACGGCCTGGTCGGCGCACGGGTCTTCCTGAAGGCGGAGAATCTGCAACGGGGTGGCGCGTTCAAGTTCCGCGGCGCCTACAACGCGGTCTCGCGGCTCTCCCCCGAGCAGCTGGCCCGCGGGATCGTCGCCTTCTCGTCGGGCAATCACGCGCAGGCGGCCGCGCTCGCCGCCCGGGAGCTGGGCAGTTCGGCGGTGATCGTGATGCCGACCGACAGTCCGGCGGCGAAACTCGACGCGGTCGCCGGGTACGGCGCGGAGATCGTCACCTACGACCGTTACACCGAGGACCGGGCGGCGATCGCGAGCAAGCTCGGTGAGGAGCGGGGGCTGGCGTTGATCCCGCCGTACGATCACGCGGACATCGTGGCCGGCCAGGGCACCGCCACGCTGGAGCTGCTGGCCGAGACCGGTGAGCTGGACGCGATCGTGGTGCCGATCAGTGGCGGCGGGCTGATCGCCGGCAGTGCGATCGTCGCGAAGGGCCTGTTTCCGGGCATCCGGGTGGTCGGGGTGGAGCCGGAGACGGCCGACGACACCCGGCAGTCGCTGGCCGCGGGGCATCCGGTGCGGATCGAGCAGCCGCGGACGATCGCCGACGGTCTGGCCAATCCGGTGCCCGGTGACCTGACCTTCGCGATCAACCGGGAGCTGGTCGACGAGATCGTGGTGGTCGGCGACGACGAGATGGTCGACGCGATGCGGTTCGCGGTCGACCGGCTCAAGCTGGTGCTGGAGCCGAGCGGGGCGACCGGCCTGGCCGCGCTGCTGACCGGTCGGGTCGCCCCGGTTCCGGGGCGGGTCGGCGTGATCCTGTCCGGCGG of the Actinoplanes sichuanensis genome contains:
- a CDS encoding AraC family transcriptional regulator, with the protein product MATVRAAGIRGFAEVIRELGADPVVFVRAAGLDPAVLDHDDLPIEQSRLATLLQVAAADLNCPDLGLRMAARHGLDTLGPLAVLLANCRTGADALATTQRYLTIHSDALHVDQIPDPDSRPGTIALRYRGHPPGPPPVQAMDAGIGFLHRALCLLFGGDYGLLEVRLSYRPTADAGRYRDFYRVPVRFGRPESLLRVPETLLARPITGAHEDLRVRAEAYLRTLLPDVDDMTGRIRTVIDGMLVFGAVPMEAVARTLALHPRTLQRRLAAQGTTFAHIVDNIRRDRARHYLTETTMPFGDVSARLGFAEQATFSRACHRWWGVPPRRVRAARRTD
- a CDS encoding pyridoxal-phosphate dependent enzyme, with product MTVTLQDVRDAADRIEGVAHRTPVIRSRTLDGLVGARVFLKAENLQRGGAFKFRGAYNAVSRLSPEQLARGIVAFSSGNHAQAAALAARELGSSAVIVMPTDSPAAKLDAVAGYGAEIVTYDRYTEDRAAIASKLGEERGLALIPPYDHADIVAGQGTATLELLAETGELDAIVVPISGGGLIAGSAIVAKGLFPGIRVVGVEPETADDTRQSLAAGHPVRIEQPRTIADGLANPVPGDLTFAINRELVDEIVVVGDDEMVDAMRFAVDRLKLVLEPSGATGLAALLTGRVAPVPGRVGVILSGGNVGAARLAELLA